Sequence from the Erythrolamprus reginae isolate rEryReg1 chromosome 2, rEryReg1.hap1, whole genome shotgun sequence genome:
TATCCAAAAGTAAGCAATGTTTTGTAAATGCCAATTGAGTAATCTCTGACTGGAACATCAGAAGGAAGGATAAATTTATCTGGAAATGTTTTCCTAGGGGTTGTGGATTCATAAAATCTCTGGTGAacccttttttaaaattctaaatgaAGTTAAGTACAATAAATGTCTACTTACATTTGTAATCAGGTTTTGTGCCTTTTAAAACATTTACTGCAGCTAACTTGAGTATTTTAAATTGACTTGGGTGCTACCAAATTAAATTGCAATATTTCCACATTTTAAACGTCCTAGGTGAGACCTAGGTGAGATGTGTGTTTGTTAATTTTCTACTCACAAATCATTGACAATTTTCAGAAAATGAGTTGAATATTCTTGCATTATAAACCTTGATTCCTTCCTACCTACATCCACGCTGAGTCTGACTGCCAAGGTAGCAAATTCCAAAGCATTTTCATAATTGTGGAGCCCAATTTGGAGTTCAGCTAGCTTGTTGAACACTCTCAACTCCGTTTGTGTGTCTCTCAATTTCCTGGCCAAAGGTATAGCTCCACCCTGGTAAAAACATCAAACAATTTGTCAGGGTGGTTTCATAAGTTTCTATTATTCATTTGCAACCAACCAAGAGCCTCTCAGAGTGGTCACACAAAGCAAAGAAGACCTGACCATTCAGTCTCTGATAATCATTTTCCATAGCATCATTTTCTTATAATTGAAATGAACATATCTCACAGATTTCAGGTTTATAGTTAACAAGCACAAGCATAACTTTCAGGGGTTCTCATTTAACCTTCTTTTGAACTTTAGATGAACCTGAGATCATTTgctttttgtttccttgttttgGGCCACTGGGTGGCTGCCCATTTGGCTTTGGACTAGAAACAGATTTAAGTCTATTTAATTCAGCAAAATTAAAGCTGCCTGTCACTATAAATTTAACACAGTTTGCACACATTGTTTAATATGAAAGAAAAGGCTACCGTTGGATCAATCAGCCCATTATAGACTTTCAGGAAGtgagtatttttttcttttaaaaatgttgatTCCTTATTTTTCAAGATTTAAAGGGCTGtacattttctcttttcttttccctttttttaaaaagggaacaaCTTCATTAATGCTTCAAACACTTAAAAAGAGAAGGTAAGGCTTCGTTAGCAAAAAGTGAGAAAGGACagacacacagaaagagaaagagaactcttgtttattttatagttaaagatatttaaataaagtttttagaGTGCGTTAGTACAGTACAGACGGAAGAGATACTTCTTGCAAGGACCACCATCAAACTGTCAAATGCGAGTTGCACTGGTCTGCATTTTTACCCtagcaagcagcagcagcagcaatacaggtttcttttttttttctttttttaaaatgcttttcttTTGAAAGGTGTCAGGGATTGAACCGGTGACCTTTTGCAGTCAAATCGTGTGTTGTATCATAAAGGggtgaataaaataaaaagatgataCATGcacaaagaacaaaaaaaaaatcctcaccaCAATCTTACTTCCACAATTAATAGCCACAACACAATCAGTGGTTCTGTCACCTTCACTGCCATGCCTAACTAGACTCCCAGATTCTAGCATGTTTATTTTCAGtcggcaatacagtgttccctcgattttcgcgggttcgaacttcgtggaacgtctataccacggtttttcaaaaatattaattaaaaaaatactttgtggttttttcccctataccacggtttttcccacccgatgacatcatatgtcattgccaaacttttgtctgcctttaaaaaacatttttttaataaactttaataaataaacatggtgagtaataatctaaatgattgctaagggaatgggaaattgtaatttaggggtttaaagtgttaagggaaggcttgggatactgttcatagccaaaaatagtgtatttacttccgcatctctacttcgcggaaattcgactttcgcgggcagtctcggaacgcatcccccgcggaaatcgagggaacactgtattggcacGTAGGGACAGAAGGAATCACTGGAATAGATTGGTGGTTCTcctccgctccccccccccctgctgttctgttcgggtcgtatgtgacccgaagccaagtttgagtccctgtaaaaaattttccctgcatatctgaaacttgaaatttcatgtaggttcatcatttcaggggttctctctatgagaatttttttggggggtggggggcttactttttgctgggcaaaaaaagttacaaatcttatgttcctgggtcaccctgacccggaccgaaaactcttcatttgcagtgcttatgtttggtctttttgaaagcttttttcacttggaaagtagtctgaacatttctgcacacaatgatatgaaaattgaaatgaaaaaagtaaatcttattggtttattttgcggatataatgcacgccccccccgtttttgtgaaaaaaatttcaatttatggatagttttgcttgaaaaatgcattctattttactaaagttggtgtgggattggtagcttgaacatttctgaatataagaaaaatataaaggaactgaaaaaaatgattcttattggttttttaacatcagaaataaggcctccccccccccttggctgcttgcaaccattttcactttttatttttttatgctccaaatccgaaatattctttaaaatcttaggcattcatttactcaatttaacaatgctgatcatcaaaaaaatatttgtgggggtggggggaaatttttttttctgggcaaaaaaaaaagtcacgtttagtctgttcgggtcatatagacccggaccaaaatgattttttttaggtacttgaatttgatctttttgaaaactttttcaactggaaaactagtttgaacatttatgaacataatgatatgaaaattgaactggaaaaattgagacttatatttttattttgatcaaaaagcccctccccccatcctttttttaatttcgtgtcaatttctattttttaaggctacaaatccctaaggaattttcccccaaaaggtttgatatactaaattgaacatttctgaatataagaaaaatataaatgaactgaaaaaaatggttcttattggtttatttttgccacaaaagggccaccccccctcggccttgctgtgtgccattattgtcactgtttatacatatttgtctagaaatatttggaatatccttttgaaaatcaaccacattgtagccagagaactaattttatgaaacaaatccattttactaaaaaaaagtatgtaagtttgaaattaacagcataatttttatataaattgaaataattgaggcatactttatgtgcaaaataaaccaatatgcatcaatttttccagttcaattttcatatcattatgttcagaaatgttcaagctaccaatcccacaccaactttagtaaaatagaatgtattttgctagcaaaactatccataaagtgaagactatttaaaaaaaatggggggcgtgcatttcatcaacaaaataaaccaatatgcatcaatttttccagttcaattttcatatcattatgttcagaaatgttcaagctaccaatcccataccaactttagtaaaatagaatgcattttgcaagcaaaactatccataaattgaaaagaaattcacaaaaacagggggggcgtgcattatatccgcaaaataaaccaataagatttacttttttcatttcaattttcatatcattgtgtgcagaaatgttcagactactttccaagtgaaaaaagctttcaaaaagaccaaacataagcactgcaaatgaagagttttcggtccgggtcagggtgacccgggaacataagatttgttacctttcttaaacagaacagcagggttaatattTTCTGTCTGATGTACATCTCATTTTTCCACTTTCTACTTCTGCACAGTTTCTTTCCATCACTGTTAGTAACACCCATAGTGGCAACCTCAAGAGGTGTCAAAACAAATATATCTTGTAGTTGGTACCCTGTAATATTCCACTGCCTGATGCCTGTTCCTGATTCCATTGAAGAAGACATCTCCTGCCTCTTCATATAATCCCATGGCCAGGTGCAGCTCTTTGAGTTTCAGTGCTGTCTCTATGGATGCCTGAAAAGGGGAACCAGTGAGGTTAACAGCTGAGTCTTATTGCATCATGGAAAAAAGGAGACTTTTTGCTCAAAACAATACAAGACACTTCAATTTAGCTGCATACATTTTAAAGCTCTTATgcataaaaaaaatagaacacttcatgatttttttttaattttaatggcaGACACTTTCTAACTCCAAAGAAAAAAGTGGAAATTAGGTGCAGAAGATAAAAAAATCTCTCCATGCGGAAAGATTTCCATTGCTCGGTgatgcattgcattggcatccttcagtctcgaaagaccatggtagcatgctctggactccccagagcaTGAACCCTGGGTAGGTTAGATTAGGTAGGCTCGGTGATATGTACCTTCTTCTTTTACTTCTTAACATTCAgctagcctctctctctctctctctctctctctcttgttagtTTGATGTTCATCCCTCTAATGTTCTTCTACTCAACCCCCACTTATCTTTTACTACCAAATCTGAAATCACCGCACTATAAATCCAAATGTTGCTTATAAATCTAAATTTTCCACCCACAAATGAAAGTCATAGATTTTCAGTATTAAATATTAGATAACCCAGTATTAAACATTAATATTTAATATGACCCAATATTAAGATAAGTGTGCAATATGTAATCGCACATTTCATAAAAAGCTTTGAGGACAAAACATGCATACGTGCAATACAGAAGATCTGTAGTACAGCCAAGATCCTATATTTTGGATGAACCACACACATATTTATGATACCTATATATATTAGCTAGAGGGAAATTTACTGACATAGTTGGTGTTCCCTTGTATTGTTAGACACTGACTCAGCATCTTCATGTGCCACACATGAAAACTCATATTTTATAAAGATTGATAAGAGATCTATGTTATCCAATGATTTAAATCATACTTTTGCAATAATCTTTTATAAAAAATTTGGGTAAAACGTGACAACTACTAAACAAAACGCCAAGTCCCATGCCAGGAGGATAGCAACTTAGAAAATAACTTTTTTATGTACCTGTAAATACATTTCCACAAGTTCATTCTCTTGCATTTGATAATAGAGCTTACCAGCCTGTAACCAGGCCTGGGATGTTTTCACAATTTCTTCCAGGTCAATAAATATTCTGAGGCTTTGCTTGGTACAGTCCAATGCCTGTTTCAAAGACCTGTTGGATTTACATGTATTTCATTATtacaaagaaatcagtgaaactCATGCATAGTGAAAACCAGCTGCCCCATTTTAATCCACTCTATAAAACTTCCCTTACAGGAAACTGTATTGTGACTGAATTATTTTCAGGAAGATAAACTGAAGGAGAGGGAAAATGCATTCAGATTCACAAGAATCTgttattataaatttataataaaagtGATGTTAGTATATATAACTCAGGTTTCCAAGATTGGTCTATCTTGGAGGGCTGATAAAGGACATTGATGCAATTGCCAATCAAGAACCAATGGGAGAGAGATTAGAACTTAATACTGTTTTTACTTAATTctattcctttttatatttttgattcttttctcttttccccttttctcttttctttcttttatataattATGTTCATTTATTTTTAGAACAATGACAAATAGCAATGTTACCAATATTGATCTCAGCATCTTATAGagatttaaactttttaaaagataatatatGGATTCTAGGTCTATACATTGAATTAACAGTATCACATGTTttctgctgaaattttaaaattaagggagactaggatggcaccattttggccttgttctggcctcatcagctagtcacacacttactgggatttgatccggcagcttctgccttgtaaggcagagaattaacctctaggccacctgatcccttcagctctgtaccagggaggggctatatggtttttttttaatgtcggatcaccctggtatccgACAGCTCCTTTTTAcctctaggcccaacctagggtcatttcaaggcagttaatttattcatagctgacaactatattctctatgtatcacatgttttttgctgaaattttaaaattaagggagactaggatggcaccatttcggccttgttctggcctcatcagctagccacacccttacgacataaaaaaaacatatagcccctccctggtacagagctgaagggataaggtctggtggcctagaggttaattctctgccttacaagtcagaagctgctggatcaaatcccagcaagggtgtggctagctgatcccctcccaaaaaaaaattaccaaaaaaatgGTGCTGTCCAAGGACCATCACGGACCATCACCAGCTAATCTGACTTAAaatcaatacattaaaaaacagatGAATCTCTTTGAGAAGGTTCTAGAATTGATCTAGCATCCAATTGATTATAAACAGTGGAATTCATGCTACTTGGGCATAAAGACTTCACTATTTTAAAATTCCATGTTTtaaatattattgttttttaaaagggaATTGCTTAATGACAAAATCCAATGACTAGGACACTTTGAGTCCTAGTCATTATTTCAACATTTAATAGGGACCTGAGTGCTGACTCACCTGGGTGTATGTAAACTTTGGTAGAGTTGGCTGAGGTCCTGTAAAAGGTgtccttctttttctctgtcctgaAGTTGCCGAGCTAGGAGAACTTGGTGCTCATGGTATACAATGCAGGCTCTGGTATCAGGATGCACTTTACTATAGAAATGGCAAAGGGACTCAGTGACATGAAGTTGACCTACATAGCATAAGATGAgatagagtttttttaaaaattgccaaataaataacaaacttgacttgatttgaacaACTTGATTTGAACAACTCAAAGCAACAGGACCAGATAGATTATACCACAGAGTCCTAAAAGAGCTAGCAGATGTCATTGCAGAACCACTGCATCACATCTTCCACCAATCCTGGAACACAGAGGAACTAcctgaggactggaaaagagctgatgtggtcCCCATCTACAAGAAAGGTTAAAAAACAGACAtgggaaactacagaccaatcagcctaacatcaatacctgggaaaatactggaaaaaataattaaaaagcagaTCTCCCATCATCTAGAAACAAACCAAGTAATAACTAACAGCCAACACAGATTTGTTAAGAACAAGTCACACCAAACCtacctcatttcattcttcaacattgTGATCAAATTAATAGACCAGTGAAATGtagtggacataatatacctggacttcagcaaagcatttgacaaagtataccacaacctacttcttcataagctagaaaaaagcgggatagacagctacacaaccagatggattaacaactggctAACCAATCATGCCCAGcgagtagtcctcaatggctctaagtccacatggagagaagtaagcagtggggtaccacaaggttccatccttaggcccagtactctttaatatcttcattaatgacctagatgagggaatagcagaactatttgtttgcagatgataccaagctgaCGAGAGTAGCAAACACCCCAGTGGACAGACTCAGAATCCAGGGGGACTTTGACAGACTCGAACACTAGGCCCaaaccaataaaatgaaattcaacatggagaaaagtaaaatcctatacCTAGGTAAGAAGAATCAAAAATACACATACAAACTGGtcaaaaccacactcaatagcagtgactgtgagagggacctcggagtcttggtagacaaccaactaaatatgagcaagCAGTGTACAGCAgaagcagccaaaaaggccaactcAGTCCTGAGCTGcataatagagggatagaattaagGACCAGAGTGGTACTAgtaccattctataaagccttcatcagaccacacctagagtactgcatccagttttggtaccccactacaaaaaagacattgagactctaaagaaagtgcagaagagagcaaccaggatgataaagggtctggaaaataaaacatacgaagagcggCTGCAGGAACTGAGTTtggccagtctggcgaagagaaggaccagaggggacatgatagcagtgcttcaatacttgaggggatgccatggagaggagggggtcaggctgttctcTATGGCACCAGAAAGTCAAACAAGTTTGGAAGctaaccaaggaaagattcagccTTGAAGTGAGCAGaaacttcctgatggtgagaatgatcaaccagcTTGTCAGCAAAGGTTGTGAAACCTCAACAGTTGCGACCTTCAaggggaaattggactgccatcccGCTCAAATGGTGTAAGaattcctgcttgagtgggggggggggggaagctagatgacctgcaaggtcccttccaactctagtaaatcaataaataaaacttccCCAGAGAATAAGTACTCACTTATCACATTTTGACTCTTCAAGGCAATGGCCAAGGCCAGCTCATAAAAGATGATGCCTTCTTCTGTCTTATATCTCTCTAATTTGGACTGAGCCAACCATAACAAAATGTGCACCAGTTCCATTTGTGTATCATCACCATCCTGTAGTTCAAAGTACAACTGAATGGCTTGGAGAAAATAGTATTCTCCTAAATAGTAAGCCCCCAAATATGTGATTAGGCAACCAAAGTTGGCTAAGGCAATGGCTTGGTTCCGCTGATTTCCATTTTCCTGGGCTTTCTTCAAGGCCCAGAAGTAGTTCTCTGCTGCCTTTTGCACCCACCCTTGTCTCTTAAGGGCAATGGCTAAAAGATTGTGAACTGCCCCGTCTTGTGTGACACTGTCCGTCTGCCGCAGAGAACACAAGAGGTATTGCATGATCTCCGAGGTCTTGTCTGGCTGACTATTCAAAGTAAACAGCCACCCTAAAGAAAGGGATGCTTCAAATGCTTCTTCTTCACTCATCGTTTTACCCAGGGCAACAGCTTGGTTGGCGTAATGCACAGCCTTTCCTAACATGCCATATTTGAGGTACAATTTGGATAAAAGTGCACACAAGGCCTTTTCAGTTGATACAATCCCAGTTTCGTGGGAAAAGGACAACCCACAATGCAGATAGAAGCAAGCCAATGCTGAAATACCATTGTGGCTTTTCTCTTGGACTTTCAAGAGTTTAGAGGTGTTTGTAAGGATGAATCCAGCTCTCCAAATGGGTGTAAAGCCACCTTTTACATTGCTAGGGGAGAACATCCTGGCAGCTGCCAAAGCTACATGGGGCACATACTTTTTTTCATACAGATAGGCAAGAAAAGGCATTGTAACTAAAGGATCTTCACTGGTAACCTGGCTGGAGAGCTGTGCATTCAGAAACTGCAAGCGTTCTGCAAAAGGAAGAACCTCATCATATTTGCCAAGCTGCAAAAAGAGCCTGACAATGAGGAAGCAGGACCTAATCTCCATTGTTGTGTTGCCTACAGCAATGGCCTCTCTCAGGATATACATCACAACCTCTAGTTCAGTCTCAGAACTGAAGCAGTGTCCAGACAAGCAGGTCAGAAGTGTCATCCCTTTCCCAATCACTGACAAGAACTTATGCTTCATCTTTTGCTTTAAATAAATGGCAGCAAGGTTTGCATGCAATGATGAAAGCAGAGGTAGATCTTCAAACCCCTTGTCCATAGCATTCATGGCTTCCTCGAAGTAAACTCGTGCTTGGGAGAACTTGGCCTTCCTGACACAGAGGCGGCCCAAAAGATAGCATATCCGGATGTGAGCCCAAGCAAGCTGGCCTCTCTTAGCCCAGTTCCTGGATGTCTCCAGATATATGACTAACTCCTCTTCATTGGTGAAACCGTAGAAGGTAGAactgaggaaggaaaaagagagatcaTACAGACTTTGGAAATGAGGCACGTAGCTATCCTGATTGAGGAAAGTCAGCATAGGATCAAACACATCACAGTCTTCCATATGCCCAGCATTTAGATCAATAAAAAACTTGGGGTCATCAAGATCATCTGGTTCTGGCAGAAGTAAGTGTTCAAGGATAGAAGGTGAGGATTCAATAACTGGAGTTGACTTCTCGGAATCAGTATGTGTAAGTAAACTGTTATAAGATTGCTTCCCCCAATTTTCAAACATCCAACCATTCTTATGTCCATGTGCAGCAGCATCTGAAAATGATCAATAAAGCACAAAGATATGATTCCCTTCatggtgatgtgtgtgtgtgtgtgtgtgtgtgtgtatatatacagtggtcccccgattattgcgagggttccgttccaggacccctcgcaatgatcggtttttcgcgaagtagcggtgcggaagtaaaaacaccatctgcgcatgcgcagatggtgtttttacttccgccgcagcaacgaggagccgaagattggggtttccccgccgcccacgcaaattcctcgctgctgcagcgcccgctgcttgtccgcccgccgcttgtccgccacctgcctgcccgcgcgcccgcccttcgcccgcccacgccgttcgctcgcgccgcttcccagctgagtcctgaagcaaacttccgcgtttggcttcgggactcagttgggaagccgtgcggctgttttaaaacgtcgccgccggcatggggggcttgccagcacccccccgaacccgggtggccgggcgagcagcaagcgaacggtgggtggccgggcaaagggcgggcgagcggcgaacggtgggcgagcgggtgctgggggggcttctcaccctcccgccagcaagagggggaagacccagggaagccgcccagcagctgatctgcccggcgccatctacgcatgcgttgccataaaaaaaagggtgcgcatgcgcagatggtgtttttacttccgggttgaaaaatcgcgatttagcccattcgcaatgatcgggatcgcgatacccgggggatcactgtatatcaaatttttttagctgaaattttaaaattaagggagactaggatggaaccatttcggccttgttttggcctcatcagctagcctcatccttccttactgggattcgatctggcagcctttgccttgtaaggcagagagttagcagttgaaccaccagaccttgatccctccagctctgtaccagggaggggctatatgtttttttatgtcggatcacccttgaaggaacatcacagttcctttttgcctctaggcccaacccaggaccatttcaaggcagttaatttattcatagccgacaactatattctgtatgtatcaaatatttttagctgaaattttaaaattaagggagactaggatggaaccatttcggccttgttttggcctcatcagctagccacacccttccttactgggattcgatctggcagcctttgccttgtaaggcagagagttagcagttgagccaccagaccttgatccctccagctatatatatatatgtatcacaagttttatatatattgggg
This genomic interval carries:
- the SH3TC2 gene encoding SH3 domain and tetratricopeptide repeat-containing protein 2 isoform X1 — translated: MSPDERPGAESKSSSIQSVLLSTWSSLQHCQAETPERCFPEKKMASGNPKELDPGSHPAQIGEGTLETESVSLAVGEGFPNAISLSFSVKSRSAQDLNPQLQEVARKKLWALENDDKDVCAVFKELSARLACIQAQENRFLLSFRTVEEIWKFSTYLALGYVGCCLEHLLFTPEYWLNCAQVDDTEITVTVDEDCMTTMYLGLLLQEGNFFARATLTIPAEEEEEEDLKLLKNELVHVKDIGHETKWEGTSLSTDQRGMIHVTTIEPLPHPFYQWFLKNYPISCGISKEINGAGSSQIGQGRCTAVEDHRGKSWDELSYCKGDSLEVIGFLIPGLHWFIGKSTTSGIIGFVQTKSVQLESYESMQKSPVFFSEEEMSDFLQAPSNGNEVYYSNLLNEWAQTDITSVYRLDGFEPIAMYPQRQSDAAAHGHKNGWMFENWGKQSYNSLLTHTDSEKSTPVIESSPSILEHLLLPEPDDLDDPKFFIDLNAGHMEDCDVFDPMLTFLNQDSYVPHFQSLYDLSFSFLSSTFYGFTNEEELVIYLETSRNWAKRGQLAWAHIRICYLLGRLCVRKAKFSQARVYFEEAMNAMDKGFEDLPLLSSLHANLAAIYLKQKMKHKFLSVIGKGMTLLTCLSGHCFSSETELEVVMYILREAIAVGNTTMEIRSCFLIVRLFLQLGKYDEVLPFAERLQFLNAQLSSQVTSEDPLVTMPFLAYLYEKKYVPHVALAAARMFSPSNVKGGFTPIWRAGFILTNTSKLLKVQEKSHNGISALACFYLHCGLSFSHETGIVSTEKALCALLSKLYLKYGMLGKAVHYANQAVALGKTMSEEEAFEASLSLGWLFTLNSQPDKTSEIMQYLLCSLRQTDSVTQDGAVHNLLAIALKRQGWVQKAAENYFWALKKAQENGNQRNQAIALANFGCLITYLGAYYLGEYYFLQAIQLYFELQDGDDTQMELVHILLWLAQSKLERYKTEEGIIFYELALAIALKSQNVISQLHVTESLCHFYSKVHPDTRACIVYHEHQVLLARQLQDREKEGHLLQDLSQLYQSLHTPRSLKQALDCTKQSLRIFIDLEEIVKTSQAWLQAGKLYYQMQENELVEMYLQASIETALKLKELHLAMGLYEEAGDVFFNGIRNRHQAVEYYRGGAIPLARKLRDTQTELRVFNKLAELQIGLHNYENALEFATLAVRLSVDVGDHLQELVAFHRLATVYYLLQMYEMAEDCYLRTLSLHSPELQGVQEAIYYSRVYYRLGDLTLHKLKDEQDAASYFFLALAAATEFDDYNWQGKIQARLAQIFTNSQTNKSPRGWTEYRARWLSEGRHDV
- the SH3TC2 gene encoding SH3 domain and tetratricopeptide repeat-containing protein 2 isoform X2, with protein sequence MQGTASSAESKSSSIQSVLLSTWSSLQHCQAETPERCFPEKKMASGNPKELDPGSHPAQIGEGTLETESVSLAVGEGFPNAISLSFSVKSRSAQDLNPQLQEVARKKLWALENDDKDVCAVFKELSARLACIQAQENRFLLSFRTVEEIWKFSTYLALGYVGCCLEHLLFTPEYWLNCAQVDDTEITVTVDEDCMTTMYLGLLLQEGNFFARATLTIPAEEEEEEDLKLLKNELVHVKDIGHETKWEGTSLSTDQRGMIHVTTIEPLPHPFYQWFLKNYPISCGISKEINGAGSSQIGQGRCTAVEDHRGKSWDELSYCKGDSLEVIGFLIPGLHWFIGKSTTSGIIGFVQTKSVQLESYESMQKSPVFFSEEEMSDFLQAPSNGNEVYYSNLLNEWAQTDITSVYRLDGFEPIAMYPQRQSDAAAHGHKNGWMFENWGKQSYNSLLTHTDSEKSTPVIESSPSILEHLLLPEPDDLDDPKFFIDLNAGHMEDCDVFDPMLTFLNQDSYVPHFQSLYDLSFSFLSSTFYGFTNEEELVIYLETSRNWAKRGQLAWAHIRICYLLGRLCVRKAKFSQARVYFEEAMNAMDKGFEDLPLLSSLHANLAAIYLKQKMKHKFLSVIGKGMTLLTCLSGHCFSSETELEVVMYILREAIAVGNTTMEIRSCFLIVRLFLQLGKYDEVLPFAERLQFLNAQLSSQVTSEDPLVTMPFLAYLYEKKYVPHVALAAARMFSPSNVKGGFTPIWRAGFILTNTSKLLKVQEKSHNGISALACFYLHCGLSFSHETGIVSTEKALCALLSKLYLKYGMLGKAVHYANQAVALGKTMSEEEAFEASLSLGWLFTLNSQPDKTSEIMQYLLCSLRQTDSVTQDGAVHNLLAIALKRQGWVQKAAENYFWALKKAQENGNQRNQAIALANFGCLITYLGAYYLGEYYFLQAIQLYFELQDGDDTQMELVHILLWLAQSKLERYKTEEGIIFYELALAIALKSQNVISQLHVTESLCHFYSKVHPDTRACIVYHEHQVLLARQLQDREKEGHLLQDLSQLYQSLHTPRSLKQALDCTKQSLRIFIDLEEIVKTSQAWLQAGKLYYQMQENELVEMYLQASIETALKLKELHLAMGLYEEAGDVFFNGIRNRHQAVEYYRGGAIPLARKLRDTQTELRVFNKLAELQIGLHNYENALEFATLAVRLSVDVGDHLQELVAFHRLATVYYLLQMYEMAEDCYLRTLSLHSPELQGVQEAIYYSRVYYRLGDLTLHKLKDEQDAASYFFLALAAATEFDDYNWQGKIQARLAQIFTNSQTNKSPRGWTEYRARWLSEGRHDV
- the SH3TC2 gene encoding SH3 domain and tetratricopeptide repeat-containing protein 2 isoform X4 yields the protein MASGNPKELDPGSHPAQIGEGTLETESVSLAVGEGFPNAISLSFSVKSRSAQDLNPQLQEVARKKLWALENDDKDVCAVFKELSARLACIQAQENRFLLSFRTVEEIWKFSTYLALGYVGCCLEHLLFTPEYWLNCAQVDDTEITVTVDEDCMTTMYLGLLLQEGNFFARATLTIPAEEEEEEDLKLLKNELVHVKDIGHETKWEGTSLSTDQRGMIHVTTIEPLPHPFYQWFLKNYPISCGISKEINGAGSSQIGQGRCTAVEDHRGKSWDELSYCKGDSLEVIGFLIPGLHWFIGKSTTSGIIGFVQTKSVQLESYESMQKSPVFFSEEEMSDFLQAPSNGNEVYYSNLLNEWAQTDITSVYRLDGFEPIAMYPQRQSDAAAHGHKNGWMFENWGKQSYNSLLTHTDSEKSTPVIESSPSILEHLLLPEPDDLDDPKFFIDLNAGHMEDCDVFDPMLTFLNQDSYVPHFQSLYDLSFSFLSSTFYGFTNEEELVIYLETSRNWAKRGQLAWAHIRICYLLGRLCVRKAKFSQARVYFEEAMNAMDKGFEDLPLLSSLHANLAAIYLKQKMKHKFLSVIGKGMTLLTCLSGHCFSSETELEVVMYILREAIAVGNTTMEIRSCFLIVRLFLQLGKYDEVLPFAERLQFLNAQLSSQVTSEDPLVTMPFLAYLYEKKYVPHVALAAARMFSPSNVKGGFTPIWRAGFILTNTSKLLKVQEKSHNGISALACFYLHCGLSFSHETGIVSTEKALCALLSKLYLKYGMLGKAVHYANQAVALGKTMSEEEAFEASLSLGWLFTLNSQPDKTSEIMQYLLCSLRQTDSVTQDGAVHNLLAIALKRQGWVQKAAENYFWALKKAQENGNQRNQAIALANFGCLITYLGAYYLGEYYFLQAIQLYFELQDGDDTQMELVHILLWLAQSKLERYKTEEGIIFYELALAIALKSQNVISQLHVTESLCHFYSKVHPDTRACIVYHEHQVLLARQLQDREKEGHLLQDLSQLYQSLHTPRSLKQALDCTKQSLRIFIDLEEIVKTSQAWLQAGKLYYQMQENELVEMYLQASIETALKLKELHLAMGLYEEAGDVFFNGIRNRHQAVEYYRGGAIPLARKLRDTQTELRVFNKLAELQIGLHNYENALEFATLAVRLSVDVGDHLQELVAFHRLATVYYLLQMYEMAEDCYLRTLSLHSPELQGVQEAIYYSRVYYRLGDLTLHKLKDEQDAASYFFLALAAATEFDDYNWQGKIQARLAQIFTNSQTNKSPRGWTEYRARWLSEGRHDV